Proteins from one Triplophysa dalaica isolate WHDGS20190420 chromosome 6, ASM1584641v1, whole genome shotgun sequence genomic window:
- the rspo4 gene encoding R-spondin-4 isoform X1 has protein sequence MLRNLLLVQMHWQLLALSLFFQMLILTFAARKRSESWRQDCRSCVECSKENGCLRCSERLFLYLNRDGMSHHGFCVHSCPTGHFGLRGKDVNRCMKCKAPECERCFNKDFCTKCKKEYLLFKGKCFKSCPDGTFANSTDCIEGCMFNLIGSWGEWSLCQHNGTSCGVRWGQQSRTRGLSRQMPEERETLCPAQSESRKCRMKKRCPKDRRKHGRGDRKKSEKKSKVFGNRTVTDPILPSSSGDEVIL, from the exons ATGTTACGGAACCTGTTGCTTGTCCAGATGCATTGGCAACTTTTggctctctctctgttttttcaGATGCTCATTTTGACGTTTGCTGCGAGAAAACGAAGCG AGAGCTGGCGACAGGATTGCAGGAGCTGTGTGGAGTGTTCGAAGGAGAATGGCTGTCTGCGCTGCTCTGAGCGTCTCTTCCTGTATCTCAACAGAGACGGCATGAGTCACCACGGCTTCTGCGTCCACTCCTGTCCCACTGGACACTTCGGTCTTCGAGGGAAAGATGTCAATCGCTGCATGA AATGCAAAGCTCCAGAGTGTGAGAGATGCTTCAACAAAGACTTTTGCACTAAATGCAAAAAAGAATATCTGCTCTTCAAGGGGAAATGCTTCAAAAGCTGCCCGGATGGCACATTTGCCAACTCCACAGACTGCATTG AAGGATGCATGTTCAATCTCATTGGCTCCTGGGGTGAATGGAGCCTTTGCCAACACAACGGTACGAGCTGTGGAGTCCGATGGGGGCAACAGAGTAGGACCCGTGGGCTGTCCAGGCAAATGCCTGAAGAGAGAGAAACGCTGTGTCCCGCTCAGTCTGAAAGCAGAAAGTGCCGAATGAAGAAGAGGTGTCCGAAAG ACAGAAGAAAGCACGGAAGAGGAGACCGAAAGAAGTCAGAGAAGAAGTCAAAGGTGTTTGGGAACCGAACAGTCACGGATCCTATATTGCCGTCAAGTTCCGGGGACGAAGTcatattgtaa
- the rspo4 gene encoding R-spondin-4 isoform X2 produces MLRNLLLVQMHWQLLALSLFFQMLILTFAARKRSESWRQDCRSCVECSKENGCLRCSERLFLYLNRDGMSHHGFCVHSCPTGHFGLRGKDVNRCMKCKAPECERCFNKDFCTKCKKEYLLFKGKCFKSCPDGTFANSTDCIGCMFNLIGSWGEWSLCQHNGTSCGVRWGQQSRTRGLSRQMPEERETLCPAQSESRKCRMKKRCPKDRRKHGRGDRKKSEKKSKVFGNRTVTDPILPSSSGDEVIL; encoded by the exons ATGTTACGGAACCTGTTGCTTGTCCAGATGCATTGGCAACTTTTggctctctctctgttttttcaGATGCTCATTTTGACGTTTGCTGCGAGAAAACGAAGCG AGAGCTGGCGACAGGATTGCAGGAGCTGTGTGGAGTGTTCGAAGGAGAATGGCTGTCTGCGCTGCTCTGAGCGTCTCTTCCTGTATCTCAACAGAGACGGCATGAGTCACCACGGCTTCTGCGTCCACTCCTGTCCCACTGGACACTTCGGTCTTCGAGGGAAAGATGTCAATCGCTGCATGA AATGCAAAGCTCCAGAGTGTGAGAGATGCTTCAACAAAGACTTTTGCACTAAATGCAAAAAAGAATATCTGCTCTTCAAGGGGAAATGCTTCAAAAGCTGCCCGGATGGCACATTTGCCAACTCCACAGACTGCATTG GATGCATGTTCAATCTCATTGGCTCCTGGGGTGAATGGAGCCTTTGCCAACACAACGGTACGAGCTGTGGAGTCCGATGGGGGCAACAGAGTAGGACCCGTGGGCTGTCCAGGCAAATGCCTGAAGAGAGAGAAACGCTGTGTCCCGCTCAGTCTGAAAGCAGAAAGTGCCGAATGAAGAAGAGGTGTCCGAAAG ACAGAAGAAAGCACGGAAGAGGAGACCGAAAGAAGTCAGAGAAGAAGTCAAAGGTGTTTGGGAACCGAACAGTCACGGATCCTATATTGCCGTCAAGTTCCGGGGACGAAGTcatattgtaa